One part of the Borreliella afzelii genome encodes these proteins:
- a CDS encoding L-cystine transporter, with translation MDKISILYTLINITTMLILISIVYFCKRKNISFTKRVFIALGLGIAFGMTIQYFYGTNSSITNETINWINILGDGYVRLLKMIITPLIITSIISAIIKLTNSKDAGKMSLFVILTLVFTAGIAAIIGISTALMLGLTAEGLQAGVSEILQGEKLQKGLEILQQTPITKKITELIPQNIFEDLAGLRKNSTIGVVILSAITGIAALKTSIKKPESIEFFKKIILTLQDTILGIVTLILKLTPYAILALITKITATSEIKSIIKLGEFIIASYIAIGLTFLMHMTLIAINKLNPITFIKKISPALTFAFISRSSAATIPINIEIQTKNLGVSEGIANLSSSFGTSIGQNGCAALHPSMLAIMLAPTQGINPTDPLFILTLLGLIIITSFGAAGAGGGATTASLMVLSAMNFPVGLVGLVISVEPLIDMGRTAVNVSGSMIAGVISAKQLKQLDYNIYNKEELITK, from the coding sequence ATGGATAAGATAAGTATATTATATACATTGATCAATATTACAACTATGCTTATTCTAATAAGCATAGTTTATTTTTGTAAAAGAAAAAATATTTCTTTTACAAAAAGAGTGTTTATAGCGTTAGGGCTAGGAATAGCATTTGGAATGACTATCCAATATTTTTATGGCACAAATTCATCTATAACAAACGAAACTATCAATTGGATAAATATTTTAGGCGATGGATACGTAAGACTTCTTAAAATGATTATAACCCCTTTAATAATAACATCAATAATCTCTGCAATAATAAAATTAACCAACAGTAAAGATGCTGGAAAAATGAGCCTATTTGTAATATTAACACTAGTATTTACAGCAGGCATTGCTGCTATAATTGGCATTTCCACTGCTTTAATGTTAGGATTAACAGCAGAAGGACTGCAAGCGGGAGTAAGCGAAATTTTACAAGGTGAAAAATTACAAAAAGGCCTTGAAATATTACAGCAAACACCAATCACAAAAAAAATCACAGAACTTATTCCACAAAATATATTTGAAGATTTGGCAGGACTTAGAAAAAACTCAACAATCGGAGTTGTAATACTCTCAGCTATCACAGGAATAGCCGCCCTTAAAACATCTATCAAAAAGCCAGAATCAATAGAATTTTTTAAAAAAATAATATTAACGCTTCAAGACACAATATTGGGAATAGTAACTTTAATTTTAAAACTAACGCCTTATGCTATATTAGCTTTAATAACAAAAATTACAGCAACCAGTGAAATTAAAAGCATAATAAAGCTTGGAGAATTTATAATTGCTTCCTACATTGCCATAGGTCTTACATTTCTTATGCATATGACATTAATTGCAATAAATAAATTAAACCCAATTACTTTTATAAAAAAAATATCTCCAGCACTAACATTTGCATTTATATCTAGATCTAGTGCTGCAACTATACCTATTAATATAGAAATTCAAACTAAAAACCTAGGGGTAAGCGAAGGAATAGCAAATTTATCAAGCTCCTTTGGAACATCAATTGGGCAAAATGGTTGTGCAGCACTGCACCCCTCTATGCTTGCAATAATGCTAGCGCCAACTCAAGGAATAAACCCTACAGATCCTTTATTTATACTAACACTTCTTGGATTAATAATAATAACTTCGTTTGGAGCTGCCGGTGCTGGCGGAGGCGCAACAACAGCTTCATTAATGGTACTCTCAGCAATGAACTTTCCAGTAGGATTGGTCGGACTTGTAATATCTGTTGAACCTTTAATTGACATGGGAAGAACAGCTGTTAATGTGAGCGGCTCAATGATTGCTGGTGTTATATCTGCAAAACAACTTAAACAACTTGACTATAATATATACAATAAAGAAGAACTCATAACTAAGTAA
- a CDS encoding CoA-disulfide reductase: MKIIIIGGTSAGTSAAAKAKRLNKSLDITIYEKTNIVSFGTCGLPYFIGGFFDNPNTMISRTQEEFEKTGISAKTNHEVIKVDTKSNTIVIKNQKTGSIFNNNYDKLMIATGAKPIIPAIDNINLKNFYTLRNLEDGQNLKNLMDKEEIKNIVIIGAGYIGIEMIEAAKNKRKNVRLIQLDKHILTDSFDEEIVKIMEEELIEKGVELHTSEFVKSLIGEKRVEGVVTNKNTYQADVVILATGIKPDTEFLENQLKTTTNGAIIVNEYGETSIKNIFSAGDCATIYNIVSKKNEYIPLATTANKLGRVVGENLAGNHVPFKGTLGSASIKILSLEAARTGLTEKDAKKLQINYKTIFVKDKNHTNYYPGQEDLYVKLIYEENTKIILGAQAIGKNGAVIRIHALSIAIYSKLTTKELGMMDFSYSPPFSRTWDILNIAGNAAK; this comes from the coding sequence ATGAAAATAATAATTATTGGAGGCACATCAGCAGGAACTAGTGCCGCAGCTAAAGCAAAACGCTTAAATAAAAGCCTAGACATTACTATCTATGAAAAAACAAATATTGTATCTTTTGGAACTTGTGGGCTGCCTTACTTTATAGGAGGATTTTTTGACAATCCAAATACAATGATCTCAAGAACACAAGAAGAATTCGAAAAAACTGGGATCTCTGCTAAAACTAACCACGAAGTTATCAAAGTAGATACAAAAAGCAATACAATTGTAATAAAAAATCAAAAAACAGGAAGCATTTTTAATAATAACTACGATAAACTCATGATAGCAACTGGCGCAAAACCTATTATTCCAGCAATCGACAATATCAATCTAAAAAATTTTTATACGCTGAGAAATTTAGAAGACGGTCAAAATCTAAAAAATTTAATGGATAAAGAAGAGATTAAAAATATAGTGATAATTGGAGCTGGGTACATTGGAATTGAAATGATAGAAGCAGCAAAAAATAAAAGAAAAAATGTAAGATTAATTCAACTAGATAAACACATCCTCACAGATTCTTTTGACGAAGAAATAGTTAAAATAATGGAAGAAGAACTAATAGAAAAAGGAGTTGAACTTCATACAAGTGAGTTTGTAAAAAGCTTAATAGGAGAAAAACGGGTAGAAGGAGTAGTAACAAACAAAAACACTTATCAGGCTGACGTTGTCATACTTGCTACTGGAATAAAACCTGATACTGAATTTTTGGAAAATCAGCTTAAAACTACTACAAATGGAGCAATAATTGTAAATGAGTATGGCGAAACTAGCATAAAAAATATTTTTTCTGCAGGAGATTGTGCAACTATTTATAATATAGTAAGCAAAAAAAATGAATACATACCACTTGCAACAACAGCCAACAAACTTGGAAGAGTAGTCGGTGAAAATTTAGCTGGGAATCATGTTCCATTTAAAGGGACATTGGGCTCAGCTTCAATTAAGATACTATCCTTAGAAGCTGCAAGAACAGGACTTACGGAAAAAGACGCAAAAAAGCTTCAAATAAACTACAAAACGATTTTTGTAAAGGATAAAAATCATACAAATTATTATCCGGGGCAAGAAGATCTTTATGTTAAATTAATTTACGAGGAGAATACCAAAATAATCCTTGGAGCACAAGCAATAGGAAAAAATGGAGCCGTAATAAGAATCCATGCTTTATCAATTGCAATCTATTCAAAACTTACAACAAAAGAATTAGGAATGATGGACTTCTCATATTCTCCACCATTCTCAAGAACCTGGGATATATTAAATATTGCTGGAAATGCTGCCAAATAA
- a CDS encoding ATP-dependent 6-phosphofructokinase translates to MYRIKNENLDFKIDSLGECKQNNPLIDFYASEGSSHFVNEKNKIKFSVYRNEDEGDKYEDVLLEKAGPREKIYFVPRHVKAAITTCGGLCPGFNDVIRSIVRTLWKIYGVRNIYGVKFGYQGLLPESNSPFINLNPDVVDDINKFGGTILGSSRGGIKPVEIVDTLERMNINMIFNIGGDGTQKGSLLIAEEIEKRNLKIAVVGIPKTVDNDFMFVQKSFGFETAVEQAVAAVAGAHFEANSAYNGIGLVKVMGRDSGFIAAHTALSSNDVNFCLIPELDFDIEGPNGFLVHLERRLLEKESLEEIPHAVILIAEGAGQKYFDHFPRKKDDSGNLLYEDIGLYIKDKITEYFKAKNIQFTLKYIDPSYIIRSSPANASDSLYCARLGSNAVHAAMSGKTKMLISLWSTKFVHIPIKMAVIDRNKVNPNGSFWRDVLSSTGQPISMKN, encoded by the coding sequence GTGTATAGAATTAAAAATGAAAATTTAGATTTTAAAATAGATAGTTTGGGAGAATGCAAGCAAAACAATCCTTTGATTGATTTTTATGCTAGCGAAGGCTCGTCGCATTTTGTTAATGAGAAAAATAAAATTAAGTTTAGTGTATATAGAAATGAAGATGAGGGAGATAAGTATGAAGATGTTCTTTTAGAAAAAGCTGGACCTAGAGAAAAAATTTATTTTGTGCCCAGACATGTTAAAGCTGCTATTACTACTTGTGGTGGACTTTGTCCTGGTTTTAATGATGTTATTCGTTCTATTGTGCGAACTTTATGGAAAATTTATGGGGTTCGCAATATTTATGGGGTAAAATTTGGATATCAAGGTCTTCTTCCGGAATCAAATTCACCTTTTATTAATCTTAATCCAGATGTTGTGGATGATATTAATAAATTTGGAGGTACTATTCTTGGCTCTTCAAGGGGTGGTATTAAACCTGTGGAAATAGTTGATACTTTAGAGAGAATGAACATTAATATGATTTTTAACATTGGCGGAGATGGTACTCAAAAGGGATCTCTTCTTATTGCTGAGGAGATAGAAAAAAGAAATTTGAAAATAGCAGTTGTAGGCATTCCTAAAACGGTAGACAATGATTTTATGTTTGTTCAAAAATCTTTTGGATTTGAGACCGCTGTAGAACAAGCGGTTGCAGCTGTTGCTGGCGCTCATTTTGAAGCTAATAGTGCTTATAATGGGATTGGACTTGTTAAGGTTATGGGACGGGATTCTGGCTTTATTGCTGCTCATACTGCACTTTCTTCTAATGATGTTAATTTTTGTTTAATTCCAGAGCTTGATTTTGACATAGAAGGTCCTAATGGATTTCTTGTTCATCTTGAAAGACGGCTTTTAGAGAAAGAAAGCTTAGAAGAAATTCCTCATGCAGTAATATTAATAGCAGAAGGAGCAGGTCAAAAATATTTTGATCATTTTCCTCGCAAGAAAGACGATTCTGGGAATTTGCTTTATGAGGATATTGGGCTTTATATTAAAGATAAAATTACAGAATATTTTAAAGCAAAAAATATCCAGTTTACCCTTAAATACATTGATCCTAGCTATATTATTAGAAGTTCACCTGCTAATGCTAGTGATTCGCTTTATTGTGCTAGACTTGGGTCAAATGCTGTACACGCCGCAATGTCTGGTAAGACAAAAATGTTGATTAGCCTGTGGAGTACAAAATTCGTGCACATACCAATTAAGATGGCGGTAATTGATAGAAATAAGGTTAATCCAAATGGTTCTTTTTGGAGAGATGTTCTTTCAAGCACAGGGCAACCGATTAGCATGAAGAATTAA